atcttttgctatgtttaGGCCTTTCCGCGACCCTTACacaaagacatttggaaacgtCGATCAACCCGTTTAAGTTTGAAACTTGCagggttgcgttgtagtctgtaCAGGCAGAAACGGAGAACTTTGGAAGCGAATGCAGACACctacgtcagtcagtcttatcggttaggtaAGCTCGCATGCCTTTCAGTAGCAGTTCCACCTCATGGTTggtccaagcaaataaatccctggGCTTACTTTTCGCCCTTGTTGTTCTTTCCCCAAATTATTAACAGCATTTGACTAACATAATTGAGCATATTTCAATGAAAAATATTAATGAATATGTAATTATTTTACTCTCATGGTTGTTCTAAGCCTCATTGCTCTTACCTTTCGTGAGCCTCAACGTCTTGGCCTCATTGTTTGATGTTCCTTGATCCGTCATACGTTCCTGGATCCAGAGGTAGGTGATCATATCATCATTGGTAAATAATTACCAGGTCTCCTCGTCAGGGAATCGAACCCCGGTCTTCCGCGTGACAGGCGGAGATACTGTCCACTATACTAACGAGGACCGCCCAAGCACTGGATTTAGCACGTTACTTGCTAGGTGTCGCTATTACAGCATCTAGGCAACAGTGACTACATGTGGAAACATTTAGGTTTACTATATATTCACTGTCACTCATGTCCATGAGTGAGCAGCTGTGACTGAATCCTGTTTAACATATCTATGTGTCATAAATAGACATGTCAAACggcattttcaacattttaagtAAAATATGAATGGTGCATTTCCCGACGAACATgtgaaaaaaagcttttcaTCGGTTTCCGTAGTGTAGTGGTTATCACGTTCGCCTCACACGCGAAAGGTCCCCAGCTCGAAACTGGGTGGAAAcaagtttgtttgagtttacttTGCACAATCAAACTCTGCTGATTTAAAATCTCAATAACCTGCATGGAAAACTGTCCCTTTCTTGAAATCCTGGCCAGGCCTACCGAAGTTTCCATAGTGCACTAGTCATTGTGTTGGCCTGACACGCAACATGGCTCAGGTTGGAAACCGGGGGGAAAGTACGTTTGTTTTCTACTTTATTACACTGAGTAATGAAATCAAATGATTCAGTCAAATTGTCAGCCACAGCCagggttgcgttgtagtctgtaCGGGCAGAAACAGAGAACTTTGAAACGAATGCAGACACCCACGTCAGTCAGTCTTGTCGGTTAGGTAAGCTCGTATGCCTTTCAGTAGCAGTTTCACCTCATGGTTGGTCCAAGCATATAAATCCCTGGGCTTACTTTTAGCCATTGTTGTTATTTCTCCAAATTATTATCAGTATTTGAATAACATAATTGagcatattttaataattttattttaaatgtttatgtaattcGTTTCCTCTCATTGTTCATAACCTCATTGTTCTTACCTTTCGTGAGCCTCAACCTCTTCGCCgtcaaattgttgttgtttgacgtTCCTGGATCAAATCTTACGTTCCTGCTTCCTTCCCACGTTCCTGGATCCTGAGGTAGGTGATCATATCTTCACTGTAAAGCTCTCTTTGATAGCAGGAACATGCTCAATGCTGTTGTAAAATTGTTGTCTTTCTTGGACTATATCCACTTTAATAATGTTTTCCTTAAAAGCGCAtatcttttgctatgtttaGGCCTTTCCGCGACCCTTACacaaagacatttggaaacgtCGATCAACCCGTTTAAGTTTGAAACTTGCagggttgcgttgtagtctgtaCAGGCAGAAACGGAGAACTTTGGAAGCGAATGCAGACACctacgtcagtcagtcttatcggttaggtGAACTCTCATGCCTTTCAGTAGCAGTTCCACCTCATGGTTGTTCCAAGCAAATaaggtttgatttccaaccagtacagttgcatttacaggtaatagctgccttccaagcagttgacatgggttccattcccagccatcgcagtcgatttcttgctgttgtgtgctttatttgtcaagaagtaagcagaaaggcaaaaaatgtgctacttttccactatgattgataacatagcagtgcaagcattttgccctggtttgatttccaacccgtgcatttgcatttacaggtaatagctgccttccaagcagttgacatgcgttcgattcccagccatcgcagtcgatttcttgctgttgtgtgctttatttgtcaagaagtaagcagaaaggcaaaaaaTGTGCTACTTTTCCACAATGATTGATAGCAtagcagtgcaagcattttgccctggtttgatttccaacccgtgcatttgcatttacaggtaatagctgccttccaagcagttgacatgggttctATTCCCAGCCATTGCAGTCAATTTCTTCCTGTGACGTTATACATAATGTTATACACATTCGAGCAAAATGATACAGCATTTCTGCCGGTGTTGTCGTGGCCGTATCCGCCGGCAGTAGGACTGCCAAACACATCCTAACGCTCTGCTAACAATTCCTAACAATTCCTAACGCTCTCCTAACAAGTCCTAACAATTCCTAACGCTCTCCTAACAAGTCCTAACAAGGTCCTAACATGGGGTAAAACAGCCAATCAGTTCCTAAGAAACGATGTTGCGACGCATCCAATCATCAACAACTGCTGCCTCGACGCACGGTTGTCTGATTGGTGAGGGACCATAGCATCATACAGCGTAAAGGTTGTCATGCAAATCTCTCGCCGCTGATTGGATGGCCACCGTTTAGTGACAGGTTACAAACTTTACAGACTATCTCGACGCTCAGGTATGTTATGATAATAATAGACTTTAGGGTGAATGTTTAAAGTCTATGAGACAGTAGGTTTCTGCTAGCTCCTTTAGATTAACGTGGGAAACGATGTTGAAAGGGTAACGTAACGACtgaggtaacgttaacgttatttATACGTTAAAATTACCGCCGTTGTGAACTTTTCTAAATCAACTGCGATAGGGgcctacatttacatttagtcTCTTTCTTTatgttacatttacacattcGGATTGTACTACGACATTTATTGTGTAAGGTTAATTAGACTAGATGTAAACCTTGTTTAGGTAGGGTAACGTAAGCTAgccggtttgtttgtttgtttgtctgtttggtcAGTTAATGTCGTCGTCGTTTAAGAGATTTTTCTACGATAAGTGGTGCTTATCTTAAACAATGTTTTGTATCATTGACCTGCCTGATGTGAAAACCGTTAACGCCTGAggtgtttttgtgtgcttttttaaTAATCTAGTGACGTCAGCACGATGACCCTAGTTGAAGAGTAGACCTATGGATTAACTTTCTGAGTAAAATAAATtgtgaaatgaattaatgtTACCAATAAACACATTTGTCATATGATAGGGTAGGCTATACTGTTGATTTGATAGACATATATTGCTGAAATATTGAGAAATAAAGCCTTGCTTGTGGTGATCAGTAGTTGAGTAGTATTTCCATCTCTTACAGTAAAtttctgttgttttccataTCTTGTCCCTAATATCTGCAGAAATGACAAAGACTGGGAAACCAGATGCCTACTGGGCAGGTGTGATGTCCCTGTATGCCCAGGGAAAGTACACATTTACAACTGGCAAGAGGCCGGGGTCCAGGAGATGGAGGGCAGTAATGCTGCGGATTGCTGATTGTCCTCTGACCCCCCTGAAAGGTCAAACTACTGTCCGCAAACTAGACATATTTGGGAAAACGATCCCCTGCAAGTGTGGATACCACCAGGTAAACGATGCCATTTAATCATTAAACCTGTGATGTGGTGAAAATATACTGgaaaatgtaatggaaaatgGTTTCTCCTCAGTTCTACCGTTTGTTTCCAGTGTTAAACAGTGTGAGTATGTAATTATTAGTGGAAATGTACTTTAAATGTAAACCCACTTTTATTTTTCCCAGTCAGCAGAGAAGGCAGGGACAGCAGCATCCAGTCAAGGTCAGCTGAGGGCTCCACAGGCCAGTGCTGCAACCCAGTTTGGTTTTTCCCAGTCAGCAGGGAAAGCAGCATTCAGTGCAGGTCAGCTGTGTCTCAATTCAGCTGAGAGTTTACAGGCCAGTGCAGGTGCAACAGCTACAGGTTCTCAGGCCAGTGCAGCAGCTGGGAAAGCTGTTACAGTTCCAGGACCACAGACAGGTGTAGCTCAGAAAACTCCAGCTCTGTGCAGGATGAGCGAGGGGAAGTCTCTCACATGCTCGCTGTGTAGTCAGGAGATGATGTGCGAGGACTACACGCAGCACCTGTCAGACTACCACACCCAGGAGCAGTGTGAGCAGTGTGGTGCAAAGGCCTGGGGGGCTTTTGGATTGTTACAGCACATAGAGGAATGTCACCTTTTGACCTGTCCAACAGACCTCCCAGATGTTGCTGCTCCTACCACTCCCATAGCCCAAGAGACAACACAGCAACCCAGTGACCCACCCGATGTTCCTGCCCCTGTTCCTGCTCCTCCCACAGCCCATGAGACGTCACTAGCACCACCACGACACCCACTCACTCTGCAGCCTCCTGAGGTAAACTGGGTGAATTTTCTACCCAAGCAGTTCACCAGAGTCATCCAGCCAGCTGACCAGGAGTGGATCACCCACATTTTATATGACAGTACTGGACAGCTGAAACAAAACCTGTCTAATAACTGGTTTCATCCCCCCAGCCCCACCAAATCCATCTCACCTCCTGATCCACATAATTATTTCCGCCAGCGGATGTTCCTGTGGGCTCCAATGCGGATGTGGGGCATCCCTCTGAAATGCACCCAGTGCAATAGGAAGATGCACCATTCTGGCATTTACACTAAAGCCAGGGAGGTAATTGACATTGATTCCAAATATTACCTGGTGGGTGGAGACTATCCAAGGTGCAGCAAATGCATGATTCCCGTCTGCCCTTGGagcattgacattttaaaacagcTCGATCCCTCCCACCGTTACAAATTCCCAGCTGTTCTCACAACCCATTTGGCACTGGACAGGAGGTGTGTTGCGATGTTGCGCCCAAGAACATTAGGGAACAGCTCCAGCTATTTACAGCAAGCCTTGCAGGAGATACACAGTGAGGAGTGGGCTAGGCGGACCATCGACTACCTCACTGATTGTGAGGTCCACAAAAAGTCCTGTGTCCTCACCCAGTCTGAAGCTCTGTATCAGCCGCCACCACCCTTCAGTCCCCTGCCCCTGGCCCAGTGGTTTGAGACGGTTCATGCCAATGACATTCTGAATCACCTTGACGAGTTGAAGGGTGTGATCACTTCAACGCTTGGTAGAATCTTGAAACTGGACTCTACTAAGAAGGTAAATGTAAACCTACTGTATGTAAACTTGATTTCATTCAGTTTGTTAAACCGTGATGATTtctgagacattttttttaaaatgtttttatagaTCACAAAAAAACTTGCTGGTGGCATTGAGGGCACAGCCACATGGATGTCTAATATCGGCAATGAATTTGGGCAAGTGCTGAATTCTGTGCTGACCACTGGTGAGGGGGCTGGCCTTGATGACCTTTGTCAAGGCATCGTCAAAAGGTACAGCGATGCTGATGAGCCACAGCCAGATGCCATATATGTGGACAGAGACTGCTGCAGTGAGACAGGTGTGTTGCCTTTAATTTGTGTTGTGATGTGTCTATTACATGTGCCTCTGGGGgctgttgcacaaaagtagaatgaaGAAATTCAGGATGAGTGAAAAAGCacagcttgacttagtgtgatcTGCTCATTGCGGCTTaatcggttgcacgtttgccgagccaggatgagaaggtgaaggtatgtcaagccaggtgtagatagctgggataagtgcacgttcacggctttcttaaatagaccacggtatcgatcccagatttactgatgctaaaatggagaatacacaTTGTGTATTCTTTACAcaagtgagcagcagcttcataTGGAATTACGacacatttgtaaaaaagaaacacggctgctgtaataaaacagcgagagaaaggaCGATCACAGACCGACTGAATGCATaagcctaaaaatatacatttactgaccactgctctgaattgaaTCAGCCATACCATTCAAGTTAGGCTAATTATTTGCACAAATGAGctgttgtactctttgcctttaAAAATGAGCAGAAGACAGCCTAATGTTAGACAGGAAGTGTAACCTGAAGATCAATTGCAACCACTAATCTACAATGCTGTGAAGGCATATCCCTCTCTCTACaactccgtctctctctctctctctctctctctcgctcttgttctctctctcatatgggctaaaatataaattacctAAGGAATATATGAACTCCCACTGCTCGCTTTTCAGGCAAAGTGTACAACAGTTAGTAGTAGATAcatcattcagtcggtccgcttcTGCCAATGGTTTTTCtcacgtttttgtttttttacagaggccgagtttccttctttatttattgtatgCTTTCTTTCCTAGTAAGCCTATATGGACATAGActctgaagaaattggactctaaaatctagaaactataaagataattaagttaTACATTTAATGCACACTTTGAACATGACTGTAACACAgtgtattcatcagttatttcccccccagCTAAATATAAGGTCagaaaccattgaggtgtcctctccctgttgttacatgaatgtaatGTAGTCTACTGTCTCTCTGTATAGTTACCGGTCCAGTGAACTTAGACTATAATaaggaggattgtacaattattaAAACCTATAATAATTGTTCACGTTCACTGAAGAGAACACAAATTGTTATTGGGaatatttttgcattatttAACTTGTGTCTGGCATCCTTTTTATTGCATCCTCCAATCCCTTTTGATCCTTGGTTTGTTTCTTTAAATGGAGGCCGTAACAGTGTCTTATGAATTACATTTGATCAAACAATAGTTTTGGCAGGAGATCAGTGCAGTTGGAACTGGAAACAAACCGAGATGCATGTATTTACTGTCTGTTTCTTATTGTTATAGGGGTGGGTCCAATTCTCACTTGGTTTCGACCATGGACGTCAACGGTAAGACTGGATATTTTCCATTTTATGAGGCGGTTCACAAAGGGTCTTACGACGGAGCACCACCCACTGTATGGCACGTTTTGCTCAAAGTTGTCCACTTGTATCTTTGAGTGGGACAAAGAGGACATTCACCAACTCAAAGAGGCCAAGAGggcagagttaaaaaaaaagcaccaggGTCACGTACCCACTGACTCTCAGGTGTTATCCAGCATCACATCCAGTGAGCTGGTCAAGCACTGCCGCAGGAGAACCCGAGGGGTTGAGGAGACCCGCGTTCTAATCAAGCAACTGCTGGACTCCATGTGGGACCTCACAGACACAAGTGGCTTGCATCTCATAAATCATGACAGCATGTCTCTTGTATGGGAGGTACAGCAGAAGCACTTGCCCTGCATCCAAGATCCACCTGGTGTCCAGTTGTACACTAACACTGGATCAGGCCTGGAGAAGGGAGACAAAACGCTGGACGTCCTAAGATGTGGCAGAGGATCCTCCTCGCTCGAGAGCTTTCATCTGCACCAGTGTGGTTTCATCCCAGGCAAGCTGAAACACTCAAtatttgaaacattttgttaatgAATGCTGTGTATTAAGTTGTCATAacattcttttttgttgttgtcaccAATGCTTTTGTCTTGCCAGGGTGGAGATGTAATGCTCTACATACACAGATGTACTTGCTTGAGGGGTTATCCAGATGGAACCATAATAGGTCTCAGCAAGCTCTGGGTATGAGTGGTACATCACGTACAAAGATGTACGATGTACGTTTGATGTCCAGTGTGAACATCCTGAGCAACAGAGTCCTAGGAAGTGGACTTCTTCCAGAGTTTATACCCCCAGGAAAACCTACCGGTAAGATTCtatggcacaaaaaaaaaaagataacatgCTGGACAATATTCTGACCAAACTGTCAGATATTACCTGAAGGTTACACCTTtgttcactcactcactcactcactcattctactttcatcttttttttctttctttctgttgacTACTACAGGAGAGCGTATTGCTGTGGAATATTTGCTGGCGCAGTCTAACGGGGGAGATCTGCTGAGTGCACAGAAGGAAATTGGTGCCATTCCAATGGATGATGCTGGATGAAGCTCAGGAGGATGAATGTCCTGATGTGACAGTACCCCAGGCCACCGATATATCTTTTCAGTCTTCATCTCAGGTAATGATGTGTTAACAATTTGATGATAAATCAAAACGATTTTACTGTAAACCTAGTTTGCAGAGGTTCATTTTTCTTAATTAGTGATGTGTGTG
This genomic window from Perca flavescens isolate YP-PL-M2 chromosome 18, PFLA_1.0, whole genome shotgun sequence contains:
- the LOC114573625 gene encoding uncharacterized protein LOC114573625 — protein: MAQVGNRGEKMTKTGKPDAYWAGVMSLYAQGKYTFTTGKRPGSRRWRAVMLRIADCPLTPLKGQTTVRKLDIFGKTIPCKCGYHQSAEKAGTAASSQGQLRAPQASAATQFGFSQSAGKAAFSAGQLCLNSAESLQASAGATATGSQASAAAGKAVTVPGPQTGVAQKTPALCRMSEGKSLTCSLCSQEMMCEDYTQHLSDYHTQEQCEQCGAKAWGAFGLLQHIEECHLLTCPTDLPDVAAPTTPIAQETTQQPSDPPDVPAPVPAPPTAHETSLAPPRHPLTLQPPEVNWVNFLPKQFTRVIQPADQEWITHILYDSTGQLKQNLSNNWFHPPSPTKSISPPDPHNYFRQRMFLWAPMRMWGIPLKCTQCNRKMHHSGIYTKAREVIDIDSKYYLVGGDYPRCSKCMIPVCPWSIDILKQLDPSHRYKFPAVLTTHLALDRRCVAMLRPRTLGNSSSYLQQALQEIHSEEWARRTIDYLTDCEVHKKSCVLTQSEALYQPPPPFSPLPLAQWFETVHANDILNHLDELKGVITSTLGRILKLDSTKKITKKLAGGIEGTATWMSNIGNEFGQVLNSVLTTGEGAGLDDLCQGIVKRYSDADEPQPDAIYVDRDCCSETGVGPILTWFRPWTSTVRLDIFHFMRRFTKGLTTEHHPLYGTFCSKLSTCIFEWDKEDIHQLKEAKRAELKKKHQGHVPTDSQVLSSITSSELVKHCRRRTRGVEETRVLIKQLLDSMWDLTDTSGLHLINHDSMSLVWEVQQKHLPCIQDPPGVQLYTNTGSGLEKGDKTLDVLRCGRGSSSLESFHLHQCGFIPGWRCNALHTQMYLLEGLSRWNHNRSQQALGMSGTSRTKMYDVRLMSSVNILSNRVLGSGLLPEFIPPGKPTGERIAVEYLLAQSNGGDLLSAQKEIGAIPMDDAG